A portion of the Pseudomonadota bacterium genome contains these proteins:
- a CDS encoding EpsI family protein, whose amino-acid sequence MKSQVPVEKKNLVEMLFPGLIFLSFAVGCWSSIEKLLVRWNTGDDDYCFLVLPLFVYLCWEKKDHFRFNEFSWWPPAVIPALTAALFIFIGELGSVETLLYVGLWMGMVSVVALLYGKRIGNLVFPLVILSFIVPLPPYINKMLTFNLKMISSSLSVNLLRLTGTSVFQDGNIIDLGVQQLQVVDACSGLRYVMPMFLMSLLIGHFFVSGWWRRAIIVALVLPISVGINSIRILVTGVLIVNGHAELAENFFHDFTGLLIFLSGGIGLFFCALLLKKIGSEQKVVPTADKGGRNRSLSLKSALTAIFLLIFLGSGFMLQRVPHLLTSPERKMFDDFPMVVGEWEGERRYLSKEIMNELWADDYINGVFTRKKDPRQKIYLLIPYYRYQGTRHTAHAPQSCLLGGGWSMVDSGNVGVKVTDDQMITIRTMTLKKDDYNMLGSYFFLSGGKIITSPWLHKVHLIWSAMTRSRTDGALVRVEVVGAEDLNESRDALDGFLVSLWPLLAEYVPD is encoded by the coding sequence TTGAAATCCCAAGTACCCGTCGAGAAAAAAAATCTCGTTGAAATGCTTTTTCCCGGCCTCATCTTCCTGTCGTTTGCGGTCGGTTGCTGGTCGTCAATTGAGAAACTCCTTGTTCGCTGGAACACCGGCGATGACGACTATTGTTTTCTGGTCCTGCCGTTATTCGTCTATCTGTGCTGGGAAAAGAAAGATCATTTTCGGTTCAACGAGTTTTCGTGGTGGCCACCGGCGGTCATCCCGGCGCTCACCGCTGCGCTCTTTATTTTCATCGGCGAACTCGGTTCGGTGGAGACGCTCCTCTATGTTGGGTTATGGATGGGCATGGTCAGTGTTGTGGCGCTCCTCTACGGAAAAAGAATCGGGAATCTTGTTTTTCCCCTGGTGATCCTGTCATTTATTGTCCCGCTTCCTCCGTATATCAATAAGATGCTGACCTTCAATCTGAAGATGATCTCAAGTTCCCTTTCAGTCAATCTGCTGCGGCTGACCGGCACCAGTGTCTTCCAGGATGGCAACATCATTGATCTTGGGGTGCAGCAACTCCAGGTGGTCGATGCGTGCAGCGGTCTTCGCTATGTGATGCCGATGTTTCTGATGTCATTGCTGATCGGACATTTCTTTGTCAGCGGCTGGTGGCGGCGGGCAATAATTGTGGCCCTGGTACTGCCGATATCAGTGGGCATAAACAGTATCAGGATTCTGGTGACCGGTGTTCTGATCGTAAACGGGCATGCGGAACTGGCTGAGAATTTCTTTCACGATTTTACCGGACTGCTCATATTTCTGAGCGGGGGGATCGGCCTCTTCTTCTGCGCATTGCTTCTTAAAAAGATCGGGTCGGAGCAGAAAGTGGTCCCCACAGCGGACAAGGGTGGGCGTAACCGCAGTCTCTCCCTGAAATCAGCCTTGACCGCGATCTTCCTCCTGATATTTCTCGGCAGCGGATTCATGTTGCAGAGGGTCCCCCATCTGTTGACGTCTCCGGAAAGGAAAATGTTTGACGACTTCCCGATGGTGGTTGGGGAATGGGAGGGGGAGCGCCGGTATCTCTCCAAGGAAATCATGAACGAGCTGTGGGCGGATGACTATATCAACGGTGTTTTCACCAGGAAGAAGGACCCCCGGCAAAAAATATATCTCCTGATTCCCTACTACCGGTATCAGGGAACACGCCACACCGCTCATGCGCCGCAGTCCTGCCTGCTCGGAGGCGGGTGGTCGATGGTGGATTCCGGAAACGTGGGGGTTAAGGTAACCGATGACCAGATGATCACCATCAGAACCATGACCCTTAAGAAAGATGACTACAATATGCTCGGATCCTATTTCTTCTTGTCCGGCGGCAAGATCATCACGAGCCCCTGGCTTCATAAGGTGCATCTGATCTGGAGCGCAATGACCAGGAGCCGGACCGATGGCGCTCTTGTCAGGGTTGAGGTGGTCGGGGCCGAGGACCTCAATGAGTCGCGGGACGCCCTCGACGGTTTTCTGGTCTCACTCTGGCCTTTGCTCGCAGAGTATGTGCCTGACTGA